A window from Triticum aestivum cultivar Chinese Spring chromosome 6D, IWGSC CS RefSeq v2.1, whole genome shotgun sequence encodes these proteins:
- the LOC123140910 gene encoding uncharacterized protein, with product MVSKMNKRKRMARGAAVFVALAAMAVIVRAIIRKRRPRITYGPMHERDRIRFDYLNQKIWQSDVLCKNMLRFERAAFFRLCGILRDRKLLEDSPHLSVEQQLARFLHTFGHNLRNRVISANFARSYGTTSIYFRKVLHAIGELRNDYIRPPSLETPEKIVGNHRFDPYFKDCIGAIDGTHVRAGVTKDVEPSFRGRKAFTTQNVMAAVDFDLRFTYVLAGWEGSAHDATVLADALTRERGLQVPPGKYYLVDAGYGAKPGFLPPFRGVRYHLNEWGNNPVQNDKELFNLRHSSLRVTVERAFGSLKRRFKILDDAKPFFTFPVQVDIIIACCVLHNYALSQGIDEFIIPEVTWTTQPIRTSRQQLKMDNVEVTAASGNSGKSGVIVWTSSMTNTMLGFLGDLVAKGKRTSSGFRETHLKQCAAVLNEQFKLAITSDQVRNHLKKWRKIWVRVVNLKNLSGALWDEDTCTIRLGEEHYAGHCMTHKPDAPFLNNPIEHYHAMATIFGTTGAKGMNARSGNDLLSIDVDDEENGEVNGEIYTSPQVGESAHPKGPPKKKAKVVKVLEDPLGAILKDGFKLFAEALVKSGGDDDDIPDDLWDVVSNLKEFDEEHLAHYYAHLVDNPKTTRAFMKLSETNKSVWVSRYVKKNF from the exons ATGGTAagcaagatgaacaaaagaaaaagGATGGCTAGGGGAGCCGCTGTTTTTGTTGCACTAGCTGCAATGGCAGTCATTGTTCGGGCTATAATAAGGAAGAGGAGACCACGTATTACCTATGGCCCAATGCATGAAAGAGATCGAATCAGATTTGATTATCTAAACCAAAAAATTTGGCAAAGCGATGTGTTATGCAAAAACATGCTAAGGTTTGAAAGAGCTGCATTCTTTCGCTTGTGCGGCATATTGAGGGATCGCAAATTGCTAGAAGATAGTCCACATCTTAGTGTGGAGCAACAATTGGCAAGGTTTTTGCATACATTTGGGCATAACCTTCGGAATAGGGTTATTTCAGCCAATTTTGCTAGATCATACGGCACAACCAGCATCTATTTTAGAAAGGTTCTTCATGCCATAGGCGAGCTTCGTAATGATTATATAAGGCCACCATCATTGGAAACCCCCGAAAAAATTGTAGGAAATCATCGATTTGACCCATATTTTAAG GATTGTATTGGAGCTATCGATGGTACACATGTGCGAGCAGGTGTTACCAAAGATGTGGAACCTTCTTTTCGTGGTAGGAAGGCCTTTACCACTCAAAATGTGATGGCAGCAGTAGACTTTGACCTCCGGTTCACATATGTGTTGGCTGGTTGGGAAGGGTCCGCACACGACGCGACCGTTTTAGCTGATGCATtaactcgtgagagaggcttacaaGTACCACCTG GAAAGTACTACCTAGTTGATGCTGGTTATGGAGCCAAGCCTGGGTTCTTACCACCTTTTCGTGGCGTGAGGTACCATTTGAATGAGTGGGGCAACAATCCGGTCCAAAATGATAAGGAGCTATTCAACCTTAGGCACTCATCTCTACGGGTGACGGTAGAGAGGGCTTTTGGATCTCTCAAGAGGCGTTTCAAAATTTTAGATGATGCCAAACCATTCTTCACTTTCCCAGTCCAAGTAGACATTATTATAGCGTGTTGTGTTCTTCATAATTATGCACTATCACAAGGGATCGATGAATTCATTATACCGGAAGTGACATGGACCACCCAACCAATTCGAACATCAAGGCAACAATTAA AAATGGACAATGTTGAAGTTACTGCTGCAAGTGGGAACTCCGGAAAAAGTGGGGTCATTGTATGGACATCTTCCATGACCAACACTATGCTAGGTTTTTTGGGTGACCTTGTTGCTAAAGGGAAGAGAACTTCTAGTGGATTCAGGGAGACACATCTCAAACAATGTGCTGCTGTTCTGAACGAGCAATTCAAGCTAGCTATCACCTCTGATCAAGTTAGAAACCATCTCAAGAAGTGGAGGAAGATTTGGGTCAGGGTTGTCAATTTGAAGAATTTAAGTGGAGCTCTATGGGATGAAGATACTTGCACAATTAGGCTCGGCGAAGAACACTATGCAGGTCATTGCATG ACCCACAAACCTGATGCTCCCTTCTTGAATAACCCAATTGAGCACTACCATGCCATGGCGACCATTTTTGGAACAACCGGGGCTAAGGGGATGAATGCAAGGTCTGGAAATGATCTCCTCTCTATTGATGTTGATGATGAGGAGAATGGTGAGGTGAATGGTGAGATCTACACGTCACCACAAGTTGGTGAGTCTGCTCACCCCAAAGGACCTCCAAAAAAGAAGGCCAAGGTGGTGaaagttctagaggatccactaGGTGCCATTCTCAAAGATGGGTTTAAACTTTTTGCTGAAGCTCTTGTGAAATCTGGTGGAGATGATGATGATATACCCGATGATCTTTGGGATGTAGTCTCCAATTTGAAAGAATTTGATGAAGAGCACCTTGCCCACTACTATGCTCATCTTGTTGACAACCCCAAGACAACAAGAGCCTTCATGAAACTCTCTGAAACCAACAAATCTGTTTGGGTGAGTAGGTATGTGAAGAAAAACTTCTAA
- the LOC123142376 gene encoding uncharacterized protein — protein MRMRWALVGRQRVAPVSLWVVRGNTNVLLVLLRHDMTTQTQEISQALVLSVSQFLSYVEDSQPPMEQMPLDSEVFEVPPTPFLSTFVLNKMCEIIASGVRTNKGFKEVHLNLVAKQVFDFCGQEVTLTQVYNHLRKWRARWIQVSKLRDLSDASWDEDTFSILLEAEHYQGHVAAHPKDTEFLNTPIQNYHKMQQIFSFGLATGKHAMASGQPLGSPMPEYPDTQESDTINVDAPEKDGEHVHVLDRKRKRAAFMDEEFSVFSSMTEAVKEVATAIRESKSVDVHPELYDAVMEQIGFNPEALMVALSHLLDNKA, from the exons ATGCGGATGAGATGGGCACTGGTGGGAAGGCAGCGGGTGGCGCCGGTGAGCCTCTGGGTGGTGCGCGGCAACACCAATGTGCTGCTTGTCCTCTTGCGACAT GACATGACCACACAAACGCAAGAGATTAGTCAGGCCCTCGTGCTGTCCGTGAGCCAGTTCCTGTCCTACGTCGAGGACTCCCAGCCTCCTATGGAACAGATGCCTCTTGATTCAGAGGTTTTCGAGGTGCCGCCTACG CCGTTCCTCTCCACTTTTGTGCTTAATAAGATGTGTGAGATCATAGCTAGTGGGGTGAGGACtaacaagggcttcaaggaggtgcacttgaacctTGTTGCAAAGCAGGTGTTCGACTTCTGTGGACAGGAGGTCACCTTgacccaggtgtacaaccacctgaggaagtggagagctcgatggatccaagtgtccaagctcAGAGACCTTAGCGATGCTTCATGGGATGAGGACACCTTCTCGATCCTTTTGGAGGCAGAGCACTACCAAGGCCACGTCGCG GCTCACCCCAAGGACACTGAGTTCCTCAACACCCCTATCCAGAACTACCACAAGATGCAGCAGATCTTCTCCTTCGGGCTAGCAACCGGCAAGCATGCCATGGCCTCTGGTCAGCCTCTTGGCTCGCCGATGCCCGAGTATCCAGACACCCAGGAGTCAGACACCATCAACGTTGATGCTCCTGAGAAGGATGGTGAGCACGTTCATGTGcttgataggaagaggaagagggcagcCTTCATGGACGAGGAGTTCAGCGTCTTCAGCAGCATGACTGAGGCAGTGAAGGAGGTGGCCACCGCCATCAGGGAGAGCAAGAGTGTGGACGTCCACCCTGAGCTCTACGACGCCGTCATGGAGCAGATAGGCTTCAACCCAGAGGCTCTCATGGTGGCTCTCAGCCACCTGTTGGACAACAAAGCCTAG
- the LOC123140911 gene encoding uncharacterized protein: MQASSPQSPHPHETLAAESRSPSRLRRDGSTPTPMIVDQMPMPQKRRRRRRRPLEEGVSRRRLGDGGASLSGSLVYSDSDSSSRVDGGSPPPDEPATEPRYHEIVASRLAQLQLPVGSEWDLAGFSNIPSREILEALTRKSFHDDESRAALVQYQIQCFFNEAQEGRDRDSQGKSDSAVVVVAEPANDAITKQQHKSDCEKLAARMTEIETYTELDQEETNKFHLKYALYRIKACLLLKGVPVDKIDAAALERKYPPELIVKNDYFFHYVQDGFFGWYFDSELCYKKSLSDYQRLVIFNDGGVEYTSWSRYRAFYSTPDADRDYLQYWETIVKEIKWVEQYLLINESSIEWARIHSKATFQACRIAAGFQNMTLELAAVGLHEYIWDARINLMFVKDRDGVFYQIWKRVNDNHQLSFRDALEQVYGENLYSAHDRNMKYELNYGDSNMEHVFDRCMKGISDSVPECKGRELIAQEIRWTSLSSGTYAQYARKKLKIAELIGLIPRTR; the protein is encoded by the exons atgCAGGCCTCGTCTCCCCAATCCCCCCATCCACACGAAACCCTAGCGGCCGAATCGCGATCCCCTTCCCGTCTCCGTCGCGACGGCTCCACCCCTACCCCTATGATCGTCGATCAGATGCCGATGCCGCAGAagcggcgccgccgccggaggaggccTCTTGAAGAAGGAGTGTCCCGCCGGCGCCTTGGTGACGGTGGCGCATCGTTGTCTGGATCCCTTGTCTATTCGGACTCTGATAGCAGCAGCCGTGTGGATGGAGGCTCTCCGCCGCCCGACGAGCCTGCAACAGAGCCAAGGTACCATGAAATTGTTGCCTCGCGCCTCGCCCAATTGCAGTTACCAGTCGGCTCGGAATGGGACTTGGCCGGTTTTTCAAATATCCCTTCCCGCGAAATCCTCGAAGCCCTTACTCGTAAATCTTTCCACGATGATGAGTCGCGAGCTGCTCTAGTACAATATCAAATCCAGTGTTTCTTCAACGAGGCCCAAGAGGGACGAGACAGAGATTCACAAGGAAAATCTGATTCGGCCGTCGTTGTTGTTGCTGAACCGGCCAATGATGCTATCACGAAGCAGCAACACAAAAGCGACTGTGAAAAGCTAGCGGCCCGCATGACTGAAATTGAGACTTACACCGAACTGGACCAAGAGGAGACCAACAAGTTCCATCTCAAGTATGCGCTTTATCGCATCAAAGCTTGCCTG CTGTTGAAAGGAGTGCCGGTTGACAAGATTGATGCTGCTGCGTTGGAACGCAAGTACCCTCCAGAGCTTATCGTTAAGAACGACTACTTCTTTCACTACGTCCAGGATGGCTTCTTTGGTTGGTATTTTGATTCCGAACTCTGTTACAAAAAGTCCTTGAGCGACTACCAGCGGCTAGTCATTTTCAACGAT GGTGGTGTTGAGTATACAAGTTGGAGTAGATACCGAGCATTTTATAGCACCCCTGACGCTGATAGAGATTATCTCCAATACTGGGAAACAATTGTGAAGGAAATTAAA TGGGTTGAACAGTATTTGCTGATAAATGAGTCGTCTATTGAG TGGGCGCGTATACATTCAAAGGCCACATTCCAAGCATGTAGGATCGCAGCTGGGTTTCAGAACATGACTCTGGAACTAGCAGCTGTTGGTTTGCAT GAGTATATATGGGATGCACGCATAAATCTCATGTTTGTGAAAGATCGTGATGGTGTCTTCTATCAGATTTGGAAGCGGGTCAATGATAATCATCAG CTGAGTTTCAGAGATGCTCTTGAGCAAGTTTATGGTGAAAACTTGTATTCAGCACACGACCGCAATATGAAGTATGAGCTGAATTACGGCGATTCCAACATGGAGCATGTT TTTGATCGGTGCATGAAAGGCATTAGTGACAGT GTTCCAGAATGTAAAGGCCGTGAGCTGATTGCACAGGAGATCCGTTGGACG AGTTTGTCGTCTGGAACATATGCGCAGTACGCcaggaagaagctgaagattgCAGAACTGATAGGATTAATTCCAAGGACAAGATAG